The Polymorphobacter megasporae genome window below encodes:
- a CDS encoding energy transducer TonB, producing the protein MPAFNSDRIIPATLAVALQLLLGYALIVGLGVAPVPRLAETLKVFDVPPEPVAPPPPKPRPVPPHARAPQPRGAAAPPALRARATPVVAPPPAIKIERPPLIIAAPLPGIGADPSAGAAPVPGPGSGSGGQGNGTGSGSSGTGDGGGGSHAEYLRGDIRDRDYPREARDAGIQGDLTTRYVISPDGRITDCRIVRSSGSALLDSTTCRLVMKRFRYRPARDASGRKVSEVQFDDHHWRLGPPPDEPDDDGPPNDRPPR; encoded by the coding sequence ATGCCCGCCTTCAACTCCGACCGGATCATCCCCGCGACCCTTGCGGTCGCGCTCCAGCTCCTGCTCGGCTACGCGCTGATCGTCGGGCTCGGGGTCGCGCCGGTGCCGCGCCTTGCTGAGACGCTGAAGGTGTTCGACGTTCCGCCTGAACCCGTCGCGCCGCCGCCGCCGAAGCCCCGGCCAGTGCCCCCGCATGCCCGCGCACCGCAGCCGCGCGGGGCCGCTGCACCCCCCGCGCTTCGGGCACGCGCGACCCCGGTCGTGGCACCGCCTCCCGCGATCAAGATCGAGCGCCCGCCGCTGATCATCGCCGCGCCGCTGCCGGGAATAGGAGCCGACCCAAGCGCCGGTGCCGCTCCCGTCCCCGGCCCGGGATCGGGGAGCGGCGGGCAGGGGAATGGCACCGGCAGCGGGTCGAGCGGCACCGGCGACGGCGGCGGCGGATCGCATGCCGAATACCTGCGCGGCGATATCCGCGACCGCGACTATCCCCGTGAAGCCCGCGACGCCGGTATCCAGGGCGACCTGACGACGCGCTACGTCATCAGCCCCGATGGACGCATCACCGACTGTCGTATCGTCAGGTCGAGCGGGAGCGCGCTGCTCGACTCGACGACGTGCCGCCTCGTCATGAAGCGCTTCCGCTACCGCCCGGCCCGCGACGCGAGCGGCCGCAAGGTTAGCGAGGTCCAGTTCGACGACCACCACTGGCGGCTCGGCCCGCCGCCGGACGAGCCCGACGACGACGGTCCGCCGAACGACCGGCCTCCGCGTTAG
- a CDS encoding enoyl-CoA hydratase/isomerase family protein has product MTDTTIDPMIAPAADVLIERRGRALWITLNRPAALNSLTRAMCNTIQAVLYDSIGDAEVALVVIEGAGERAFCAGGDVVAMHAAGRVGIEGWQAFFHDEYRMNQTIARYPDPYVAILDGVTMGGGVGLSIHGRFRVATERTLFAMPETAIGLIPDVGGTHALPRLPGHIGTWLALTGARLKAADCVYAGIATHYVPVERLALLGELLSTGDEPVETILETLNADPGEPPLAMLRDAIDYHFAHDTIEAILASLATGDDWALSIHATIAAMSPTSLKLTLRALRDGAGADIEGALRTEYRVVSHIQGGHDFYEGVRAVLIDKDKSPKWSPTTLGMVTEAQLDPYFAEPAGGDLTFD; this is encoded by the coding sequence ATGACCGACACGACGATCGACCCGATGATTGCTCCGGCTGCCGATGTGCTGATCGAACGGCGCGGGCGTGCGCTGTGGATCACGCTCAATCGCCCCGCAGCACTGAATTCGCTGACTCGCGCGATGTGCAACACGATCCAGGCGGTGCTTTACGACAGCATCGGCGATGCCGAAGTCGCGCTCGTCGTCATCGAGGGCGCGGGCGAACGTGCATTCTGCGCGGGCGGCGACGTCGTCGCGATGCATGCCGCCGGGCGCGTCGGCATCGAGGGCTGGCAGGCCTTCTTCCACGACGAATACCGGATGAACCAGACCATCGCGCGTTATCCCGACCCGTATGTCGCGATCCTCGACGGGGTCACGATGGGCGGCGGCGTCGGCCTGTCGATCCACGGGCGCTTCCGCGTCGCTACCGAACGGACATTGTTCGCGATGCCCGAGACCGCGATCGGGCTGATCCCCGACGTCGGCGGGACCCATGCCCTGCCCCGCTTGCCCGGGCATATCGGGACGTGGCTCGCGCTGACCGGCGCGCGCCTGAAGGCGGCGGACTGTGTCTATGCCGGGATTGCGACGCATTACGTGCCCGTCGAACGGCTGGCTTTGCTCGGCGAATTGCTGTCGACCGGCGACGAACCCGTCGAGACGATCCTCGAAACGCTCAATGCCGACCCCGGCGAGCCGCCGCTGGCGATGCTGCGCGACGCGATCGACTACCACTTTGCGCACGACACGATCGAGGCGATCCTGGCGAGCCTTGCGACCGGCGACGACTGGGCGCTGTCGATCCACGCGACGATCGCGGCAATGTCGCCGACCTCGCTCAAACTGACGCTGCGCGCACTGCGCGACGGTGCGGGCGCGGACATCGAGGGCGCGCTCCGCACCGAATACCGCGTTGTCAGCCACATCCAAGGGGGTCACGACTTCTACGAGGGTGTTCGCGCGGTCCTGATCGACAAGGACAAGTCGCCGAAATGGTCACCGACCACGCTGGGGATGGTGACAGAAGCCCAGCTCGACCCCTATTTCGCCGAACCGGCGGGCGGCGACCTGACCTTCGACTAG
- a CDS encoding lysozyme inhibitor LprI family protein: MLLLALTVFSTLGTRPPVTVPRCQTAATTVAFDQCLGRERDTSLRTLERYRLAARSRIARENPENGRLLGDFDAAQTAWVAYQKAECGAVYTLWQSGTIRGAMSLRCELRLTQLRTHQLWSTWLVDENGPAPQLPEPVVEAGS; this comes from the coding sequence ATGCTGCTTCTTGCCCTGACCGTCTTCAGCACCCTAGGCACCCGGCCGCCGGTGACCGTTCCGCGCTGCCAGACGGCGGCGACCACCGTCGCCTTCGACCAATGCCTTGGGCGCGAGCGCGACACATCGCTGCGCACTCTCGAACGCTACCGGCTTGCCGCCCGGTCTAGGATTGCCCGCGAGAACCCCGAGAACGGCCGACTGCTCGGCGACTTCGACGCGGCGCAGACGGCGTGGGTCGCCTACCAGAAGGCCGAGTGCGGCGCGGTGTACACGCTATGGCAGAGCGGCACGATCCGCGGCGCGATGAGCCTGCGCTGCGAACTTCGCCTGACGCAGCTCCGGACGCACCAGCTGTGGTCGACGTGGCTCGTCGACGAGAACGGCCCCGCCCCCCAGCTGCCCGAGCCGGTCGTCGAGGCGGGCTCCTAA
- the hemB gene encoding porphobilinogen synthase — MTHARYPALRPRRSRAYAWSRAMVAETTLSPADLIWPLFVTDGINNREPVRTMPGVDRLSVDLIGAAAREAAGLGIPCLALFPNTPASARSDDGAEALNPDNLMCRAVKAIKDSGATIGVLTDVALDPYTSHGHDGLLDAQHRIVNDSSVEVLVGQALTLARAGADIIAPSDMMDGRVGAIRDALEGEGFHDVQIMAYAAKYASAFYGPFRDAVGSGGYLKGDKKTYQMDFANSDEAMREVALDLAEGADSVMVKPGLPYLDIVRRVKDRFEVPVFAYQVSGEYAMMEAAVAAGVLDRAKAMIETLTAFKRAGCSGVLTYFARDVARLLG; from the coding sequence ATGACCCATGCCCGCTATCCCGCCCTTCGTCCCCGCCGCAGCCGCGCCTATGCCTGGTCGCGCGCGATGGTCGCCGAGACGACGCTTTCGCCCGCCGACCTGATCTGGCCGCTGTTCGTTACCGACGGCATCAATAATCGCGAGCCGGTGCGGACAATGCCGGGGGTCGATCGCCTGTCGGTCGACCTGATCGGCGCAGCGGCGCGCGAGGCTGCCGGGCTTGGCATCCCGTGCCTCGCGCTGTTTCCCAATACACCCGCGAGCGCGCGTAGCGACGACGGAGCCGAGGCGCTCAACCCCGACAATCTGATGTGCCGGGCGGTCAAGGCGATCAAGGACTCGGGGGCTACGATCGGCGTGCTGACCGACGTCGCGCTCGATCCGTACACGAGCCACGGCCATGACGGGTTGCTCGACGCCCAGCACCGGATCGTCAACGATAGTTCGGTCGAGGTGTTGGTCGGGCAGGCGCTGACGCTCGCTCGCGCCGGGGCCGACATCATCGCGCCGTCGGACATGATGGATGGGCGGGTCGGCGCGATCCGCGACGCGCTCGAAGGCGAAGGCTTCCACGACGTCCAGATCATGGCCTACGCGGCGAAATACGCGAGTGCATTCTACGGTCCGTTTCGCGATGCGGTCGGGTCGGGGGGGTATCTCAAGGGCGACAAGAAGACCTACCAGATGGACTTCGCTAATTCGGACGAGGCGATGCGTGAAGTCGCGCTCGACCTTGCGGAGGGCGCCGACAGCGTCATGGTCAAGCCCGGCCTGCCGTATCTCGACATCGTGCGTCGCGTGAAGGACCGCTTCGAAGTCCCTGTCTTCGCGTATCAAGTCAGTGGCGAATACGCGATGATGGAGGCGGCGGTCGCCGCTGGCGTCCTCGACCGTGCCAAGGCGATGATCGAGACGCTGACCGCGTTCAAGCGCGCGGGATGCTCGGGGGTGCTGACCTACTTCGCGCGCGATGTCGCGCGGCTGCTCGGGTAG
- a CDS encoding PEPxxWA-CTERM sorting domain-containing protein produces MHIFVIGAALVAIAAAPVTAAITDLSFHGTGVVTYSVSDPASGQFGPAVGKAVVIDVDIRLGTAAGDPADGYPPAPSNSFTGTYTMTPMMISDGYSSFDWTVSTADDASSLDPANEYTAGSVDFVHCHPTGFLLSHLGDPDGHAISNHSWSFDFGESPAMWGGTWRPDSIASSTPEPSSWAFLVAGFGLVGVAVRRRDGSAKGMIGA; encoded by the coding sequence ATGCACATTTTTGTGATCGGCGCAGCACTCGTTGCCATCGCAGCAGCGCCCGTGACCGCGGCGATCACCGACCTGTCGTTTCACGGTACGGGCGTCGTGACCTATTCGGTGTCCGATCCTGCTTCGGGCCAGTTCGGTCCTGCCGTTGGCAAGGCGGTCGTTATCGACGTCGACATCCGTCTCGGCACAGCGGCCGGCGACCCGGCGGACGGTTATCCTCCCGCGCCGTCTAATTCGTTCACCGGTACCTACACGATGACCCCGATGATGATTTCCGACGGCTATTCGTCGTTCGACTGGACGGTAAGCACGGCCGACGATGCCTCGTCCCTCGACCCGGCGAACGAATATACGGCGGGATCGGTCGATTTCGTCCACTGCCACCCGACTGGCTTTTTACTCAGCCATCTCGGCGATCCCGATGGCCACGCGATTTCGAACCACAGCTGGAGCTTCGATTTCGGCGAGAGTCCGGCGATGTGGGGCGGCACATGGCGGCCCGACTCGATCGCGAGTTCGACCCCCGAACCGTCGTCGTGGGCATTCCTTGTTGCCGGCTTCGGTCTGGTCGGAGTGGCAGTGCGGCGGCGCGATGGCTCGGCGAAGGGTATGATTGGCGCATGA
- the argC gene encoding N-acetyl-gamma-glutamyl-phosphate reductase, with product MSKVSIAVLGASGYTGADLVRLALSHPNIEIAALSANAKAGQSMAEVWPHFAMFPALPRLVKAEDIDLAGVDVVFGCLPHAASAELLSGIRGPRIVDLSADFRLKDAATYADWYGNAHPAPDLLPGALYGLTEFARDDLPGADIVACPGCYPTAVLLGLLPLIDLISPERITVNALSGVSGAGRSLKEANLFAEVAEAVAPYAIGRHRHMPEIEQELSLRAASPVMISFTPHLIPMNRGELVTMIVETAHPVADLRTALDTRYAAEAFVHLLPEGVAPATRMVRGSNHVVVNVFADRIPGRAIVIVAIDNLVKGSSGQAIQNMNAMLGLPEAAGLSAAPLFP from the coding sequence ATGTCGAAAGTCAGCATCGCCGTGCTCGGGGCCTCGGGATATACCGGGGCCGACCTCGTGCGTTTGGCGCTATCGCATCCGAATATCGAGATCGCCGCGCTGTCGGCGAACGCCAAGGCCGGCCAATCGATGGCCGAAGTCTGGCCGCACTTCGCGATGTTCCCGGCGCTGCCCCGCTTGGTCAAGGCCGAGGATATCGATCTCGCCGGGGTCGACGTGGTGTTCGGCTGCCTGCCGCACGCGGCGTCGGCCGAGTTGCTGAGCGGGATCCGCGGGCCGCGGATCGTCGACCTGTCGGCGGATTTTCGGCTGAAGGACGCGGCGACCTACGCCGACTGGTACGGCAACGCGCATCCTGCCCCCGATCTGCTGCCGGGCGCGCTATACGGCCTGACCGAATTCGCCCGCGACGACCTCCCGGGAGCCGATATCGTCGCCTGCCCGGGCTGTTACCCGACCGCAGTCCTGCTCGGCCTGCTGCCGCTGATAGACCTGATCTCGCCCGAGCGGATCACGGTCAACGCGCTGTCGGGGGTGAGCGGGGCAGGGCGGTCGCTCAAAGAGGCCAATCTTTTCGCAGAAGTCGCCGAGGCGGTCGCGCCGTACGCGATCGGCCGCCATCGCCACATGCCGGAGATTGAGCAGGAGCTGTCGCTTCGCGCCGCGTCGCCGGTGATGATCAGCTTCACCCCGCATCTGATCCCGATGAACCGCGGCGAGCTGGTGACGATGATCGTCGAGACCGCGCACCCCGTCGCCGACCTCCGCACCGCGCTCGACACGCGGTACGCGGCCGAAGCCTTTGTCCATCTCCTCCCCGAAGGCGTCGCCCCGGCGACGCGGATGGTGCGCGGGTCGAACCATGTCGTGGTCAACGTCTTCGCCGACCGCATACCCGGACGCGCGATCGTCATCGTCGCGATCGACAATCTCGTGAAGGGATCGTCGGGGCAGGCAATCCAGAACATGAACGCCATGCTCGGCTTGCCCGAAGCTGCCGGATTGAGTGCCGCCCCCCTGTTCCCCTAA
- the murI gene encoding glutamate racemase has protein sequence MTAPLLVFDSGVGGLSVLAPIRALLPGVPVVYAADNAGFPYGTKTEAEIASRVPALLGRLVERYRPRLVVIACNTASTIALAPVRAALDLPVVGTVPAIKPAAEASRSRVIGVLGTAATVRQPYVDRLSAEFAADCRVIRYGSSVLVDLAEAKLRGIAPDPAAIARELAGLLDQPDGDKLDTVALACTHFPLLAEELAAASPRPLTFVDGGRGIARRVAYLLSNTAPVLSSTPAQDHRAAPPASSRAVFTRPSPDVDALRPALHSYGLDEIDFL, from the coding sequence ATGACCGCTCCCCTGCTTGTCTTCGATTCGGGTGTCGGCGGCCTGTCGGTCCTCGCGCCGATCCGCGCGCTATTGCCGGGCGTTCCAGTCGTTTACGCCGCCGACAACGCGGGCTTTCCCTACGGCACCAAGACCGAGGCCGAGATTGCGAGCCGAGTCCCGGCGCTGCTCGGGCGACTCGTCGAGCGCTACCGACCGCGGCTCGTCGTCATCGCGTGCAACACCGCGTCGACGATCGCGCTCGCCCCTGTTCGCGCCGCGCTCGACCTTCCCGTCGTCGGCACCGTCCCCGCGATCAAGCCCGCCGCCGAGGCAAGCCGCAGCCGCGTCATCGGCGTGCTCGGCACGGCGGCGACGGTCCGGCAGCCGTATGTCGACCGGCTGTCGGCAGAGTTCGCCGCCGATTGCCGCGTCATCCGCTACGGATCGAGCGTCCTCGTCGACCTTGCCGAGGCCAAGCTGCGCGGCATCGCCCCCGATCCGGCGGCGATCGCACGCGAACTAGCCGGGCTGCTCGACCAGCCCGATGGCGACAAGCTCGACACCGTGGCGCTCGCCTGCACCCATTTTCCACTGCTCGCGGAGGAGCTTGCCGCCGCCTCCCCGCGCCCCCTGACCTTCGTCGATGGCGGGCGAGGGATTGCCCGCCGCGTCGCGTATCTGCTGTCGAACACGGCGCCGGTCTTGAGCTCCACCCCTGCGCAAGACCACCGAGCAGCGCCCCCCGCCAGCTCACGCGCCGTGTTCACCCGCCCCTCCCCCGACGTTGACGCGCTCCGCCCCGCGCTCCACAGCTATGGCCTCGACGAGATCGACTTCCTGTAA
- a CDS encoding CyaA/EF/ExoY family adenylyl cyclase toxin, giving the protein MQIGIGPSVGHSENGMPRGDMEACLQTAATLDEIIVFRSTGPWSKRWLSSTPPYPSKNFHVKGKSSDWGPQAGFVPHLGIYSKVGNNAGKAEAGTKLNNDGIKSGFADKAQLSLTRAEIQMQLSETCESPPRTAVFEIKEFPEEGIILLGCFRSGDRMRFNFIGRKKSGRNQYDIMLPPAGPIWGHWDTLVDRMKTGKLDAAMIAKLEPLEVMVSAEVGAGNRAMTGDYDLMAICPRWGDYMARSSVEISKDAIVLAKPVPGHTPHGLVYKPGAALDKVLDMRLHTGQIAKIKEQAKLPVDGKTGVAFQEHGDMGNLTPRILRAINALNIDMGAIGPNAALRRVHHNAESHRHGAFGALTRRDMDGGEGFPLTAFHPPSALADLKPDPAEPGKVRISPLRKYGSVCTIERMAEFKTYAADVHAAGFFVPKHWAWQMSIRNTGLA; this is encoded by the coding sequence ATGCAGATAGGTATCGGTCCGTCGGTAGGACATTCCGAGAACGGGATGCCCCGCGGCGATATGGAAGCGTGCCTGCAGACCGCCGCGACGCTCGACGAGATCATCGTCTTTCGGTCGACCGGCCCGTGGTCGAAGCGCTGGCTCAGCTCGACCCCGCCCTACCCGTCGAAGAATTTCCACGTGAAGGGAAAAAGCTCGGACTGGGGCCCGCAGGCGGGGTTCGTCCCGCACCTCGGCATCTACAGCAAGGTCGGCAACAACGCGGGCAAGGCCGAAGCCGGGACCAAGCTCAATAACGACGGCATCAAGTCGGGCTTTGCCGACAAGGCACAGCTCAGCCTGACCCGCGCCGAGATTCAGATGCAGCTGAGCGAAACGTGTGAATCGCCGCCCCGAACCGCGGTCTTCGAAATCAAGGAATTTCCCGAGGAAGGGATCATCCTGCTCGGCTGTTTCCGCAGCGGTGATCGGATGCGGTTCAATTTCATCGGCCGCAAGAAGTCCGGCCGGAACCAGTACGATATCATGCTGCCGCCCGCCGGGCCGATCTGGGGTCATTGGGATACGCTCGTCGACCGGATGAAGACCGGCAAACTCGACGCCGCGATGATCGCCAAGCTCGAGCCGCTCGAAGTCATGGTGTCGGCCGAAGTCGGTGCCGGCAACCGAGCGATGACCGGCGACTACGACCTGATGGCGATTTGCCCGCGGTGGGGCGATTACATGGCGCGAAGCTCGGTCGAAATCTCGAAGGACGCGATCGTTCTCGCCAAGCCGGTCCCGGGTCACACGCCGCATGGGCTGGTCTACAAGCCGGGCGCGGCGCTCGACAAGGTTCTCGACATGCGACTGCACACCGGCCAGATCGCCAAGATCAAGGAACAGGCGAAGCTGCCGGTCGACGGCAAGACGGGGGTCGCCTTCCAGGAACACGGCGACATGGGCAACCTTACGCCGCGCATCCTGCGTGCGATCAATGCCCTCAACATCGACATGGGTGCAATCGGCCCGAACGCCGCGCTGCGACGGGTCCACCACAATGCCGAATCACATCGCCACGGTGCGTTCGGCGCACTGACCCGCCGCGACATGGATGGCGGCGAGGGCTTTCCGCTCACCGCGTTCCACCCGCCGAGCGCGCTCGCCGACCTCAAACCCGATCCGGCGGAACCCGGCAAGGTTCGCATCAGCCCGCTACGCAAATATGGCTCGGTTTGCACGATCGAGCGGATGGCCGAATTCAAGACCTATGCTGCCGACGTCCATGCCGCCGGCTTCTTCGTCCCGAAGCACTGGGCGTGGCAGATGTCGATCCGTAATACCGGGCTCGCCTAG
- a CDS encoding PaaI family thioesterase: protein MALTDAELVERMNRRTAPTSALLGMTVLGVDQAAGTVRLSFAPKPEFCNPMGNVQGGFIVAMLDDAAALAAIVKAGTRIGIPTIELKTSFFGPAKLGEPLYAEGRCIKLGKRIAFMEADLTDAGGNLLARLTTSAVPLQMAGPANLVETA, encoded by the coding sequence GTGGCGCTGACCGATGCCGAACTCGTCGAGCGGATGAACCGCCGCACCGCGCCGACGTCGGCGCTGCTCGGGATGACGGTGCTTGGCGTCGACCAGGCGGCAGGGACGGTCCGACTCAGCTTCGCGCCAAAGCCCGAATTTTGTAACCCCATGGGCAATGTCCAGGGCGGTTTCATCGTCGCGATGCTTGACGACGCGGCGGCACTTGCGGCGATCGTCAAGGCGGGGACGCGGATCGGCATTCCGACGATCGAATTGAAGACAAGTTTCTTCGGCCCCGCCAAGCTCGGCGAGCCGCTTTATGCCGAAGGGCGTTGCATCAAGCTCGGCAAGCGGATCGCCTTCATGGAGGCCGACCTGACCGACGCGGGCGGGAATCTGCTCGCGCGGCTGACGACAAGCGCGGTGCCGCTGCAGATGGCGGGCCCGGCAAATTTGGTGGAGACGGCATGA